The Bosea sp. 685 DNA window GGCCGAAGGCAGCCTCCTGATGCGGCAATGCCAGCTGCTCGAAACGAGACGGAATGGGCATGATCCCGTGTTTGCCTTGGACTGAGGAGATCGGTGGAAGCTAGCGGCTCTCCTCTATGATCCCGATCACGTCCGGTTTATTCCCGCGCTCTTTTGCTTGATCGCGGGAATAAACCGGGTCGGCCCCGGCTCTTGGACTGCGCGACGCCACTGCGGCGCTCGCCTTGAGACCTCCGGGAGTTGCTCGATGATCCTTCTCTCACGCCGCGATGCGCTTGTCGCGAGTTCGCTTGCCGCCGCCTTCGGATTGACGAAGCCGCTGCATCTCGTCGCGCCGGCCCAAGCCCAGACCATTCCCGATCCGGCCGTCGGCTTTCTCCGCTACAAGGTCGGTTCGATCGAGGTCACCGCGCTCTATGACGGGATCTGGGAAAAGCCGCACGACCCCGCCTTCATCAAGAATGCCTCGATCGAGGAGACCAAGGAGGCGCTCGCCAAGGCTGGCCAGACGACGGCCTTCGTGCCGATCCCGCTGACCGTCGTCGTGCTTAAGATCGGCGAACGCTATGTCATGGTCGATGCCGGTTCCGGCGCCGCGCAATGGCAGCCTACGGCCACCAAGCTCGCAGCCAACATGGCGGCCGCGGGCATCGATCCGACCAAGATCGGCACGATCCTGGTCTCGCATTTCCATCCCGACCACATTTTTGGCCTGATGGATCGTGGCACCAACGCTCCCGTGTTTCCCCACGCCGAGATCATCGTCACCGCGACCGAGTATAAATGGTGGACAGAGCCCGGCCGCGTCGAGAAGCTGCCCGATGCGCGCAAGGCGCTCGGGCAAAGGATCAACGCGGTCTTTCCGGGCTGGAAGAACTTCAGGCTCGTCGATGGCGAGCCCGAGGTCGCGCCGGGCGTCAGGCTGGTCAGGACGCCGGGCCATACGCCCGGGCACGCCGCCTTCCATGTCAGCTCGGGCAACGAGCAGCTGATGATCTCCAACGATGTCGCCTATGTCCCGGCCCTGCTCGCACCGCATCCGGATTGGCAGGGCAGCTATGATCAGGACAGCGCAACGGCCGTCGAGACGCGTCGCACGCTGATCGATCGCGTCATCGCCGAGAAGATGGCGATCTGCGGGGCGCATTTCCCGTTCCCCGGCAAAGGGGTCTTCGCCAAGGACGGCGCCGGCTACGCCTTTACCCCCGAGAAGGCCTAACCCGCCCGGGCCGGCGCTGAATGCGACCCAGTGGTTCCCTGATCCCAATCCTGCCGTGATCCCAATCCTGGAGACAGTTATGATCCGCAAAATCGTATGCGCAGCTTTCGCGAGCGCTCTCGCTGCTTCGACTGCAGCATTCGCCGTCGATACCACACCGACCAGGGGCGCGCCCGACCTGAGCGCCGTCAGGTCGGAGATCAAGGCCAAGGAGTTCAAAGCCGCGATCAAAGACCTGAACGGCATGATCGACGCCGGTGTCCAGCATGCCGACGTCTACAATCTGCTCGGCTTCTCCCTGCGCAAGAGCGGCGACCAGAAGACGGCGCTGACCTATTACCGTAAGGCGCTCGACTTCGACCCCGGCCATAAGGGCGCTCTCGAATATCAGGGCGAGCTTTATGTCGAGATGGGCGAGATCGCCAAGGCGCGCGACAATCTCGCGACCCTGGTCAAGCTCTGTCCACAGGGGTGCGAGGAGCGCGAGGACCTCGAAAAGGCGCTCGCTGCGGTGGCGAAGACGAACTGAGCCCGACGATCACGCCATCCCGGATCGGCCTCGGAGCCGATCCGGTACGACCTATCAAGAACGAGATCTGGCAAGGACGAGACCATGACACGATCGATGTTCCGCGACAGTGCGGCATTGCTGGGTCGCCTGCTGCTCGCTGCACTGTTCCTGCACGAATCCTGGGTGAAGCTGACGCATTTTGGCCCATCCATGGCCTATATGGAGCGCTTCGGCATTCCCGGTCGGCTGCTGCCTGGCGTGCTTGTCGTCGAACTCGGTGGCGGCGTCCTGCTCGTGCTGGGACTGTTCAGCCGCCATGCGGCTCTGGCGCTGGCGGCATTTTGCGTCGTTGCGGCGGGCCTGTTCCACAATGCCCTGTCCGATGGCAATCAGTTGCTGCATTTCGAGAAGGATCTGGCGATCGCAGGGGGGCTCCTCGTGCTTTGCGCCTTCGGTCCGGGCCGCTTCGTGTTGCCGCTCGGTCGGCCAAAGCCTCTCGGCTGAAAGGCTGTGCGGGTTCACGTCTCGCCGGCGGCGTCACCTCTCAGAGCCATTCCTCGTCGCGATCCAGCGCCAAAAACACGGAAACCCCCAGCCGGGAAGCTGGGGGTCCGGTGATCGGTTTCACGGATGATCCCGTTAGACCAAATGGCTTTTATGAAGCCAGTCTTGAAGTCCCGTTCGCGACACTTAGAGAATTTCCACGTTTCTCCGAATCGCGGAAATGCTCTACCTCCTTGTTTTATTGCATTTTCTTCACATGAACCGGTTTCCACTTCGCTCGAAAACGCTCTAGCGAACTGAAACGTGAGCGAGCTTGGGCACTCCATAGCCTGCGACGAAGGTGTTCGCCCCGATAATGGAGGGGCCATGAGCTATGGCCTGTTGTGGCCGAACCGGAGTTGCCGCCTCCTCCTGTCCGGCAGTGCAGTCATCAACCTCGGCGGTCAGGATCCCCGTCGCTGCTTGAACAGCCATGTGCGCCAGCCCAACGATAGAAACTGGTCAGGGCTAAGCCGATGATCCATGCCGTCATAGGTCACGAATGTCGGCGAATTGCCCGCTTTCGCTAGCGCACCCGCCCATGACCGGCTTGCGGCATAGGGGTTCTCCTTATCCTCTGTGCCGTGCACGAGCAGGAATGGGACCTTCGCTGCGTTCGCCGCGAGACTGCGCCGCGGTGGCACTCCCGAGAAGGCTACGACGCCCGCGAACGTTTTCGGCTTCGTAGCGGCCGCGATCATCGCTGCCGAGGCTCCCATCGAGAACCCGACCAGATAGACCCGCTGCGGATCGATCGGTAGGCGCCGCTTCAAGTCTTCGACCAGAGCCAGGACATCGGCGAGGTGTTCTCCAGCGTGGGCGACCCGGTTGCTGCCTTCGCCGCTATAGTTCGCGCTACGCGTGGGGAATTGCGGCGCGACGACGTAAGCCGGGAAATCGTCCGCGATTTTCGGGATGGACCAACTCCGGATTAACGGTCCGACTTGGCTGACGTTGTCCGCTCCGACCGCGCCCGATGCATGCAGCGCAACGACAAGCGGCGATTTGGCTTGGCCGTGCTTGGATGGCGAGAGCAAACGATACGGAATTGTTCGACCCTCGGACACCGTGAAGATGTCCGGTTTGAATGCGTCGATCGGAGTTTTGGTGAGAGTCTCGACCTCGACGAGATGCGTCGAAGATGGCCCATAAAGGCGTCGCTCTTCCTTCACCTCGCCTGCCTGGGCGGCAAGTCCGGCCATGAAGAATATCGCGAGCAAGCTCGCGGTAAGAGGCAGGGGGCGTCGCATCGCTTCCTCATCGTTGAAGGGTGTGGAAAGCCAAGGCTCTCTGCGCTCTTCATCGGTTGTCACTTGACGCTGCACAAACGGCGATATCTCTAACGAGCCAATGGATTTTCTTTAGGCTTTGAATGGACCGACCGCTTCTTCCGCTGAACGCGCTACGCGCCTTCGAGGCCTCGGCGAGGCACCTGAGCTTCACCAAGGCTGCCATCGAGCTCTGCGTGACCCAGGCGGCTGTGAGTCAACAGGTCAGGTCGCTAGAGGTCCGGCTCGCCGTCGAGCTCTTCCGGCGTCTGCCGCGGGGGTTGGCACTCAGCGACGAAGGACGATCCCTGCTGCCGACGCTGCGGGAGAGCTTCGACCTGATCGCGCAAACGCTCGATCGCTTCGCGCCTGGTGCAAAGCGCGAGGTGCTGGTCGTGGGCAGCGTCGGCACGTTCGCTTTGGGATGGCTCCTACCGAGGCTGAAGGCGTTCCATGAGTTGCATCCTTCGGTGGAACTCAGGCTGTCGACTAACAATAATCGGGTCGACATCGCTGCCGAGGGGCTGGATTACGCCATCCGCTTTGGCAGCGGTGCCTGGCACGCCACCGTTGCCGAGAAGGTTTTCGACGCCCCCATGGCCCCGGTTTGCGTACCGGCCATCGCAGCAGGCCTAAAGCACCCTAACGACCTCAAGGACGAGGTCTTGTTGAGATCGTATCGCTCTGACGAATGGCTGGGCTGGGCCAGCGCTGCCGGTATCGGACCGCTGCATGGTAGAGGCCCTGTGTTCGACAGTTCCCTTGCGCTCGCCGAAGTCGCAGCATCTGGTGCCGGCGTCGCCCTGGTGCCCACGGCCATGTTCCAGAACCACATCGCAGCGGGAAGGCTCGTCTGTCCCTTTTCGACCTCCGTATCGCTCGGGAGCTACTGGCTGACATGGCTTCAGTCGCGCTCGATGTCTTCAGCGATGCTCGCGTTTCGCAACTGGCTTAAATCAGAAACTGCGATTTCGAACGCCTGAAGAGCCCGCCGCATCATGTTTCCTCCGCCTCTACGACGGGGTGCGGTTCCTCAAAGCAACCGGTGGCATGGTGTGGAACGTCGTAACGCTCAGCCATCGCCAGCGGCTGATCCCGACGAACTGCTTGGCTACGGAACGCTAAGGCTAGGCTTCGATCGATCCGGCCCGTGGAGGTCCGCTCCCCGCCCTTGGCCGAAAGCTACGCGCGCCGATTGACGCCCTCCACGGCTCATGCCGACGGGATTATGGTTGGGGCTGGCGCCCGGTTGCTCGCAGTGGGGCGCAGCACGGCGCCCGATTAAATCCTATCAAGGCGAGATGGCCGGCAATGCTGCCTCACAACTTCCGAAACACCACGCTCAGATTGTTCGCCGGCATCTCGATGACCTCGGGCACTGAGAAGCCTGCTTCCCCTGCCAATGCTGCGACCTCATCGAGATCGCGCAGGCCCCAGTCCGGGTTGCGGCTGCGCAGGCTCGCGTCGAAGGCGGCGTTGCTGGGCTCGAGCGCGCGGCCGGGGCGGCGATAGGGACCGTAGAGATAGAGCGGCGCGCCGGCTTTCAGGATGCGCCCGGCCTGGCGGATCAGGCCCTGCGTCGCCGCCCAGGGCGCGATATGGATCATGTTGATGCAGAGGATCGCGTCGGCGCTCGCAACCGGCCAGGCCGGAGCCGCTGCGTCGATCAGCACGGGCGGGCGGATATTTTGCGCGCCTTGCGTCCAGGCCTTGATGCTCTCCAGCGCCTCGGGCGAGGGGTCGCTGGGCTGGAAGGCGAGGCCGGGCAGGGCGCTGGCGAAATGCAGGGCATGCTCGCCCGAGCCGCTGGCGATCTCCAGCACGAGCCCGGTCGCGGGCAGCACGTCGCGCAACACTGCAAGGATCGCGTCGCGGTTGCGCTGCGTGGCGGGCGCGAAGAGGCGCTGGTCACTGGGCCTCGTTTCGCTCGCGGCCGGCTGCCACGGCCCGCTTGTCTTGCTCGTCATGTCCATCCTGCCTTTCGACCGGGGCTTGCGATCCAGGGCCTTGCGATCCAGGGCCTTGCGACCATCGAGTCTTGCGAATCTTTGCTGCGACCCATCGCCACGCAATCGCGATACGCTATAAGGGCTTTTGAAGCAGGCCGCTGACGAGTGCGGCTTTGCATGGCGCGGGCTGGTTTTGTTAACCGAGATATTGATCGTCGTGGCATTGACCGTGATTAACGGTCTTCTGTCCATGTCCGAATTGGCCGTCGTCTCGTCCCGCCCAGCCAGGCTCAAGGTTCTCAGCGATCAAGGCAATAAGGGCGCGGCGATCGCGATCCGCCTGACCGAGAATCCGGGCCGCTTCCTCTCGACCGTGCAGATCGGCATCACGCTGGTGGGCGTGCTCTCGGGCGCCTTTTCGGGCGCGACCCTGGGGGCGCGGCTGGCCGAGTGG harbors:
- a CDS encoding MBL fold metallo-hydrolase; this encodes MILLSRRDALVASSLAAAFGLTKPLHLVAPAQAQTIPDPAVGFLRYKVGSIEVTALYDGIWEKPHDPAFIKNASIEETKEALAKAGQTTAFVPIPLTVVVLKIGERYVMVDAGSGAAQWQPTATKLAANMAAAGIDPTKIGTILVSHFHPDHIFGLMDRGTNAPVFPHAEIIVTATEYKWWTEPGRVEKLPDARKALGQRINAVFPGWKNFRLVDGEPEVAPGVRLVRTPGHTPGHAAFHVSSGNEQLMISNDVAYVPALLAPHPDWQGSYDQDSATAVETRRTLIDRVIAEKMAICGAHFPFPGKGVFAKDGAGYAFTPEKA
- a CDS encoding tetratricopeptide repeat protein produces the protein MIRKIVCAAFASALAASTAAFAVDTTPTRGAPDLSAVRSEIKAKEFKAAIKDLNGMIDAGVQHADVYNLLGFSLRKSGDQKTALTYYRKALDFDPGHKGALEYQGELYVEMGEIAKARDNLATLVKLCPQGCEEREDLEKALAAVAKTN
- a CDS encoding DoxX family protein produces the protein MTRSMFRDSAALLGRLLLAALFLHESWVKLTHFGPSMAYMERFGIPGRLLPGVLVVELGGGVLLVLGLFSRHAALALAAFCVVAAGLFHNALSDGNQLLHFEKDLAIAGGLLVLCAFGPGRFVLPLGRPKPLG
- a CDS encoding alpha/beta fold hydrolase, producing MAGLAAQAGEVKEERRLYGPSSTHLVEVETLTKTPIDAFKPDIFTVSEGRTIPYRLLSPSKHGQAKSPLVVALHASGAVGADNVSQVGPLIRSWSIPKIADDFPAYVVAPQFPTRSANYSGEGSNRVAHAGEHLADVLALVEDLKRRLPIDPQRVYLVGFSMGASAAMIAAATKPKTFAGVVAFSGVPPRRSLAANAAKVPFLLVHGTEDKENPYAASRSWAGALAKAGNSPTFVTYDGMDHRLSPDQFLSLGWRTWLFKQRRGS
- a CDS encoding LysR family transcriptional regulator, which encodes MDRPLLPLNALRAFEASARHLSFTKAAIELCVTQAAVSQQVRSLEVRLAVELFRRLPRGLALSDEGRSLLPTLRESFDLIAQTLDRFAPGAKREVLVVGSVGTFALGWLLPRLKAFHELHPSVELRLSTNNNRVDIAAEGLDYAIRFGSGAWHATVAEKVFDAPMAPVCVPAIAAGLKHPNDLKDEVLLRSYRSDEWLGWASAAGIGPLHGRGPVFDSSLALAEVAASGAGVALVPTAMFQNHIAAGRLVCPFSTSVSLGSYWLTWLQSRSMSSAMLAFRNWLKSETAISNA
- a CDS encoding DUF938 domain-containing protein: MTSKTSGPWQPAASETRPSDQRLFAPATQRNRDAILAVLRDVLPATGLVLEIASGSGEHALHFASALPGLAFQPSDPSPEALESIKAWTQGAQNIRPPVLIDAAAPAWPVASADAILCINMIHIAPWAATQGLIRQAGRILKAGAPLYLYGPYRRPGRALEPSNAAFDASLRSRNPDWGLRDLDEVAALAGEAGFSVPEVIEMPANNLSVVFRKL